The stretch of DNA ACGCCGGAGCGCTGCACCACATCGGGAAGGCTGGCCATGGCGAGCTGCAGCTTGTTCTGCACCTTGGACCAGGCGATATCCGGATCTGTCCCCGGGGCGAAGGTCATCTCGACGCGGGCCGCGCCTGATGAAGAACTGGTGCCGGAGAGGTAAAGCATATCGTCCAGACCGGTCATCTTCTGCTCAATGATCTGGGTCACGGTGTTTTCCACCGTCTCCGCCGAGGCCCCTGGGAAAAAGGCATCGATGGCGATGGCCGGCGGGGCGATGGGGGGATACTGAGCGATGGGCATGTTGTATATTGCCAGCCCGCCGGCCGCCATGATGATGATAGCGATGACCCAGGCGAAGACCGGACGATCCAGAAAGAATTTAGATAACATCACACGTCTCCATCACTTCGATTTTGCGGCCGGTTGGGCCGTACTCGCGGGGACTGCTTCTTTCCGACCTGCGTCAAAAGGAACCGCCTTCACAGCAGCGCCGGGCTGCGTTTTTTGCATACCCTCGACGATCACACGCTCGTTGGGTGCAAGCCCTGCTGAGACCAGCCATTGGTCGCCGATGGCTCGGTCGAGAGTGAGCATCCTCTGCCCAACCTTTCCCTCGCCGTCCACGATCAGCGCGAAGGGGTTTCCCTTTGGATCGCGTGACACGGCCTGCTGAGGAATCAGGATGGCCCGTTCATTGACGCCTTCTTTCACCACCGCCCGGACGAACATGCCCGGCAGGAGAACGCCTTTTGGATTGCGAAAGACAACCCGCAGGATGACGGACCCGGTAGTAGGGTCCACCGTGACGTCGCGAAACTGGAGCGCCCCTTCCCATGGATACGCCGTGCCGTCTTCCAGGATGAGCTTGACCTTGCTCTGGTTCGTTCCGTTTTGATTGAGGCGGCCGTCCTCCAGGCAGCGCCTCAATCGCTGCAGTTCGGTGGTGGATTGGGCCACATCCACGTAAATGGGGTCCAGTTGTTGAATGGTTGCCAGGGCCAGCGGCTGATGCGCCGTCACCAGCGCCCCATCCGTTACGTTGGATCTGCCGATGCGGCCGGAGATGGGGGCGATGACGCGGGTGTAGCCCAGATTGATACGGGCCATCTCTACGTTCGCCTTACAATACTGAATATCAGCCTCAGCCTGCTTCAGGGCAGCCGAGGCATCGTCGTAGTCCTGCTGGCTTACTGCTTTGTCGGCGAGCAAGTCCCGGTAGCGATCAACCCTCAAACGGATCGAGGGCATATTGGCCTCGGCTCTGTCGAGGGCGGCCCTGGCATTGTCGAGCGCCGCCTGAAAGGGGGCAGGATCGATCTGATAAAGCACCTGTCCGGCCTTGACATCGGAACCTTCCCGGAACAGGCGTTTCTGGATGAGGCCGCTGACCTGGGGCCGGATTTCCGCAATGAGATAGGCGGATGTGCGGCCCGGTAATTCAGCGGTCAGCACGACCTTTTGCGGCTGGATTGTCACCGTGGCTACTTCCGGGACAGGGGGCGGCGGAGATTGCTGCCGGCGGTCGCAGCCGCCCAGCAAAAGGCCGCCTAACAGCGCCGCCCAAAGCATACTCCATTTAAATGGTTCATAAACAGTTCCGTTGAGTTGCATCAGAGATCCTCCAAATATCGATGATGAGCGGATTGAGTTCTCAAGTCCCCATGAACATGCACAGCGAGCGGATACTATGTCTATACCTTGCATACGGAGATTCCCCGTCCGCCGTAGGCGGACTGCAGGGAGCTTCAATAATCACGGGTCAACCAACCCCATGAAGAGCATATGACCACTGACTACTGACCGCTGGTTGCTGTCTTTAACAGCGTCCCCGTGGTCCGCTTCAGTCGCAAGTCTGCCAACTGATAGTTAAGTCTTGCCTCTGCCAACTGCCTTTCTGAGGTGACCAGCAGGGTGTTGGCGTCCATCACATCTATACTATTGGCCAGGCCGAACTCAAACTGTTTGGAGGTGGCATTGTAGTTATCCCTGGCAAAGGCGAGCTGGTCTTCAAGGGATTTCAGGATTTCCCTTTGGGTTATCAGGTCCAGGTAGGCATTCTCCACTTCTATATTTATGGTCTTCTTTAAATCTTCATAGATGAGTTCAGATTGTCTTTGTCTGGACTCTGCCTCTTTCACCTCCGCCCTTCTAAGCCCGCCCTCAAAGAAAGGGAAGTTTAACCTGATCCCGCCATAAGTGGTTTCTTCCAGGGCAAAGGAAGAGGCCGGGCTGTCCTCTTCCCTCGAATAAACCCCCTCGACAGAAACGGTTGGCCAGTAGGCCCCCCGTACATATCGGACCTGCTCTTCTGCCAATTTCTTCTGGAGATCGAGAGACTTCGCCTCTGCTCGTTCGGTGATGGCCTCTTCTTTTAGTGAGACGAGAGAACGGTCTTTGAAGGTTTCGGCCTTGACACCGGACTCTTTAAGCTCGTAGTCTTCGCTTATCCCCGCTTGCCGGGCCAGCACCGCCTTTGCTAACTTGAGACTGTTTTCTGCCTTTACCCGTTCCGACTGCGCGCCGGATAACTCTGCTTCTGCCCGGAGGAGGGCGGTCTTGGTTACTTCGCCTACCTTGAGCCTTATGGAGGCGGCATCCCTGTGCGTGGTCAACCTCTCTACATTGGCCCTGGCGATCTCCGCGGCCTTTTGGGCCTTGAGGACATCGTAATAGGCCGAGGAGACTCCAAAAAGATATTCCTCTTTCGCTGCATAAAGGTCATGCCGGCTTTTTTCTATGTTTTCCTTTGATATTTTAAAGGCGGTGACTTCCCGGCCGCTTAAAGATAACGTCTGGTCGAGCCTTAACCCCCATGACGTAGAATCTTCGGGTTGGATGATGAAACCTGAGGCCGAGGTTTTGTCATCGCTATACCGCGTGTAATCCCCAAAGGCGGAAAGCCTGGGCAGCAGCACGGCAAGGGCCTTGTCTTTACCTCTTTCTGTGATATAGAGGTCTTCCTCTGATATCTTTATCCGTTCTGCGCGCTCCAGGGCAATGCGGTAGAGGTCGTCGAGTGAATACTCCCGGGCTGCGGCCGGGCTGTTAAATGTCAGAACCGCCGCCAGAAGGGTTAATACATGTCCCAGGAAGGCAAACTTTACTCTGATCATGCCGCTCTCCTTATCCCGTTTAGCATCAACCGGTAAAGAGACTCGCCGTATTTTTTTAAGTCTCTGATCTGACCGAAGAGATAATCCATAGTGGCCCCCCTCAGGCTGAAAAGTATAACTTTTGCCGTCTCTTCGCAGTTGATATCTTTAAATATTCCTTGCATGACCCCTTTTTTGAGTATGCCCGTGACCAGCCGTTGCTGTGAGTCAAAGAAGGTCTTTTTGAGGTTTTTTTTAAATTCCAGGTCGTACTCTTTGATGTGCATGGAGATCAGGCCGGTATTTTTGATAGCGTAATCCAGGTGGTATTCTATCAAGGCCTTTAGAGCGGCGAGAGGTTCTTTATCGCTGAGCATCTCAGTGTGCTTCCGGAAGGTTTCCATGTGGTCACGCGTGAGTTCGAGATAAAGTTCTTCCTTATTCTGAAAATAAATATAGATGCCCCCGATACTTATATCGGCCCGCCGGGCGACCTCCCGGATAGTGGTCCCTGAGTAACCCCTTTCGGCGAAGACCTCGCCGGCCGCCTCGAGGATAATTTTTTTCGATTCAGGTGCTTTACGTCTGTTCATGCTGCTTGCGGACTGCTTCCGCCCCGGTTTTTGACGTTACATAAGGTGTGATCGTTCAGCTATCAGGGTATTGGCAAATCATCTTCCCGAAATGGTGAACATACGTTCAGGTGAACGTATGTTCACCATATATCGAAACCCAAGGCTATTGTCAAGAGAGATGTAGGCTTTCCCGCAAGCTTATTGACACGATCTGCTTAAAATTGTAATAAGCATGACCACGTTTAGGGGACTGAATGAAGCGTATTTTGGTATGGCTCGTTATCTGTGTCTTTTTATTCGCTGATAATCTTCATGCCGGACCTTATACCAGTTCGGCGCACGGCGATAGCGCCTATGGTGTGAGCAGGAGGAGCATAGCCCAATACGCCGGGGGACATTGTGCGCATTGCCATGAGCAACACGCCAGTATAGACGGGGACGAGCCGGAACCGGTGGATGGTGAGCCGTCTAAATGGTGTCTATTTGCCAATAACTTTAATACGAGCGCCATTTCAAATCCGTACTGGCAGAGGGATAATCTCTGCTTCTTTTGCCATTATTCAGGGGCTGGTTCTTTGCAAAATCCGGCCTTTAATAATTACAGTTACAGCTATACCTTTGGCGGGGCGCTAAGCCTTACAAGTCCTGATAATATCTTCGACGCATTTTATAGCCCTTCTTATCATAATATGAAGGATATATATGACTTCATCACCGGTGCCCGCGGCAGCCATATAAATTTTGCCGACTTCCCTGTTGACAGTAACCCATGCTCCGGCTGCCATAATGTCCACATTGCCAGGAGAAATAAGGCGTACCCGGGGAATCCTTCATATACGGCCATCTCCCGCCCTTCGCATCATACCGGTCTCTGGGGTGATGATGATCCCTCTGAGCGCATGAGCTCTTATGGCGCAAATTACCAACCTCCAAAATATTACAATAAAACAGGGGGTGAGCTAGAGCCCGACGGGATCAGTAATGACCGGACGATACAGGCAGGAAAAACTCCTGATTACATAACGTTCTGTACCGATTGCCACAATGCCACTAATACAATCGAGAGCACTACTCTGGGGAGGGCCGTGAAAAAAATCGATTGGTCTCAAAGTGTTCACGGGATTCAAGATAGCTGGAAGCGGCTCGATACGGATGAGAGGAAATCACCTTATAGCGCCGTCAATCAGAACTATGTCCTGACTTGCACGGACTGCCATGAACCGCACGGTTCGCCTAATTACGGCTACCTTGTACGGAAGGGGGTTAATGGCGGCATTACCGATGTAAGCGCCAACACTAATACTGACTGGAACACCCTTTGCAGTAAGTGTCATACCCATTCACATTCAATGCATCCTTGCATTAACTGCCACTATCATGGCGCTGAACATATGCAGGGCAGACCGATATTTTGAACGCCGGTAGAAAGGATTTATCTCGAACAACTGTCTTCAGAAAGCTCGGCCATATGGACACATTTAGAGCACATGATATTTCCTGAGTCGTCATAACCAAAATGGTCTGTCTTAAAGACGAGTTCTCTGCAATGCTGACAGAGGCCGATAATGCTTTTCTTACAATAACCGCAGATTTTGTATCGCTCTTTTGACACCGGATGGACCCAGTCGCTCAGGTCCTCACGGTCGTGGCAGATAATACAAAAATCATTCATGTTATACTCCCGTGCGGCAATATTTATCCTGATAGTTAGACTAATTTTAGTGACACTACCACCTTTATTCCTTGCTTTCAAGGCTGTTTTTTCTATTCCATAGCTCGCTCCCATAGCCGGGATAGACCCTGCGATCTGCCAGCGGAGTCGGACTTTCTGCCTGTGGCCATTTATCAGGTTGGGGCCCTGCGCCTTCCCGGGTTACAGCAGAGGGAGCGGAATCTGCCATCACCGGATTCTTCCGAATATCTATACCCTCTACGTTATGGCTGAACTCAATGGGGATGCCGTTGGGGTCAAAGGCGTAGATCGAGTGGAAAAAGCCGTGGTCGATTACCTCCGTCACCCAGACATCGGCTGCAGCGAGTCTATCTTTTATTTCCCAGAGGTCTTCCCCGGTTTCTACGCCAAAGGAGACATGGTCAAAGACGACAGGACCTGTGACCGGTCGGCCGTGATCTTTTTCCTCAACAGGCTTGACTCCGGGCCACTCAAAAAATGCGATCAGATCGTTTCCTGAGATCTGGAAAAAGTAATGCCTGTAGCCGGGTCGCCCCAGCCCGGCCACCAATCTCATGCCCAGTAAATCTCTCCAGAAGCGGATGGTCTTATCCATGTCTCCGGTGACCATCGCCAGGTGATTAATCCCATTGAATTTTATCATCGTATGGCCTCCCTTACGTCCCATTTATTATCTGGCCTGTGATTTTAGAAAAAATATCATACAGCCGGGCAACTGATCAAGCTTATTCATTTTGACTATTTGCTAAACGGACCAGGCGCAGCGTGCAATTTTTCAACTGAAACGATTGTTGGAATATTTATAGCGTAGGGCGTTTCAGTTAAGGTATAATCATATCTAAACAAAAAGCCCTTTAAACTGTGTTGAACGTACAAACAAAGAGGCGAGAACTTATGGACAAGGCAAGGATATACCTGACCAGCTTATTTATGGTCTTTATATTGGTTGTGGCTTCATGTGCGCCTGTACAGGTGCAACCTCCGGTGAAACCGGCACGAATAGCTCTGGTACTTGGATCCGGATCGTCAAAGGGGTTTGCCCATATAGGAGTCCTTAAGATTTTAGAAAACAATCACATCCCGATTCATTTTATAGTCGGAACGAGCGCAGGCAGTTTTGTAGGGAGTTTTTACGCGTACGGCTACAATGCCTATCAACTGCAGAAGATAGCTTTTTCCGTCGAAAAAGGGGATATAATCGATCTGACTGTCCCAGACAATGGATTCATAAGGGGAGAAAGACTTGAGGGTTACATAAATAAGACGTTTAATAATACCCCTATAGAGAAACTGAGGATCCCTTTTTACGCGGTGGCAACAGACATACAGAGCGGACAGGAGGTTGTCTTTGGCAGGGGGAACACCGGCCAGGCAGTAAGGGCCAGCTGCTCAATACCGGGTATCTTCAGGCCGGTGTCAATCTCAGACAGGATGTATGTAGACGGAGGGGTCGTAAGTCCGGTCGCAGTTGATGCGGCAAGAAGGCTTGGCGCTGACATAGTGATTGCCGTGGATATATCCTCAGATGCCGGGGGGAAGCAGCCTGAAAGCACAATAGAAACCATACTGCAATCGATAGGCATTATGTACTCTAGACTTGCTTGCACGCAGCTTTTAAGAGCAGATGTAGTGATAGCGCCGAAGGTGGGGTACATAGCCTCGAGTGATTTCTCAAAAAGGCACGAGGCTATCCTTGAGGGTGAAAAGGCAGCGATCGAGGCATTGCCTAAAATTAAAGATCTAATCACCAGACTCAGACAAGAAGGAAGATTAGAATAGCTCCTATCGAATCATCAACAGGGAGAGCGACCGGAACCTTGACAGATTAGAGAAACGATTTATATATCTTGTAAATGCAAGATAAGTCCCAGGGAGTCAGACCGTGAACTCTAATTTTTGTCCTCCGATGCAAGGTAGCAGTTTCGACCAGTTTGAGGCTACAGCGCTTTATTGTCCTAAATGCAAAGAGGCTGTCCCCGTGCGGAAGCGGCTCCTCCTGGTTCTGCCTGAAGGGGATAAGTATGAATATCTGTGCGCTTATTGCGGCGCCTCGGTGGGAGATAAAATAGACAAGACAGCCGGGCGAAATATCCTTCTGACCTGATAGTCTTTTCCCTGAGACCGCGAATTATGTTAGGGAGCGGAGAAGTGACTAATAGAAAATTTGATCCCTCTCACATGACGGCGCTGGATAGTGAAAAAAGAAAAGAGATGCTTCCGGTGGAGAAGATTATAGAGGCGGTTGATCTGCCGGAGGGGGCAAATATTGCAGATATCGGCTGCGGCACCGGGTATCTGACTATACCACTGGCCCGGAAGTCGCCGCAGTGTCAGGTTTTTGCGGTGGATATTGAACCCGGAATGCTTTCCGTCCTTGCGGAACGGGCTAAGGGTCTGGACAACATCACCATTGTACACTCGACCGAAAATGATATCCCTGTTGCAGATAACATACTGGACATCTTCTTTCTCGTAGCCGTACTTCATGAGTTCCATAATCCGGAAGATTTTTTAAAAGAAATAAGGCGCATCTCAAGGCTTGAACACTATGTTGTCGTGGTTGACTGGAACGAAAAAAAGACAGATATGGGGCCGCCCATGCATATCCGGATCCCGAAAGATACGGCCATTAGCCTTTTCAGGGCGCACGGCTATGAACTCGCCAAAGAATTTGCTCCCAGCGAGTATTTTTACGGGCTGTTATTCCAACGTAAAAAGTAAAGAAATACCCTTGATCCCTTCACTCCACTTTATTTGCTGCTAACTACTATGATTTCGTTGACAGTCCGGCTTTTCTTGAATCTTAGGGAACCCTTTCTCTCTAAGCGAAACTTGCTGGAGCAGTGGGGCACTCACCGAGGGCGAGCAGAAAGGGGAAAGCCAGCCCTTTAGAGGCTGGAAGGGGCAAGTATTCCCCGCCTGCGAGCCCCGGAAGGGTCACTGCGCAAGCCGTGAAGCGAAGAGATAAAAGGTTCACCCAAGAAAACTCCAGACTTCATTTATCATTGACAAGAAAAGGACGAGACGGTTATCATGCATGTCACCTAACTTTATATCATAACCGGGAGATTTTTTTATTATGTCTATGACTCTCAGAGAAACGGCGGTCCAGGGGAAGATTACCCCGGCCATGAAAAGGTGCGCCCAGGATGAAGGCGTTGCTGCTGCGGAAATTTGCAAAGGCATCGCCTCCGGCTGTATGGCCATACCGGCCAACAAAAACCGCAAGTTGAAGCGATTTGTGGGCATTGGCCAGGGCCTTAAGACCAAAATCAATGCCAATATCGGCACTTCTAAAGACCACGTGGATATCGAATATGAATTGAAGAAACTAAAGGTGGCCCTTTCCGTGGGCGCCGATGCGGTGATGGATCTGAGCACCGGCGGGCCCATAGATGAGATCCGACGGGTGATACTGAAACACTGTCCGGTGCCGCTGGGCACTGTGCCCATCTATCAGGCAGCGGTGGAAACGGTGGAAAAGAGGAAGAAATCCATCGTGGACATGCGGGTGAAGGACATCCTGCAGACGATCGAGCGGCAGGCCGAGGAAGGCGTGGATTTTATGACCGTGCACTGCGGGATTACGCGGGAATCTGCGGCGCGGTTAAAAAAGGCCGGGCGCATCCTGGGCGTAGTGAGCCGGGGTGGGGCGTTTACCCTGGAATGGATGGAGTATAATCAGAAAGAGAATCCGCTTTATGAGCACTTTGATGAACTTCTGGCCATCGCCAGGGCCTATGATGTAACCCTTAGCTTAGGCGACGGACTGCGACCCGGATGTCTGTCCGACGCTACCGATCTCGGTCAGATACAGGAGCTGGTGGTTCTTGGAGAATTGACCCGAAGGGCCTGGGATGCCGGCGTCCAGGTTATCATCGAAGGCCCCGGACACATGCCCATGGATCAGATTGCGGCGAACGTGCTTCTTCAGAAAAAGCTATGTTTCGGCGCGCCGTTTTACGTCCTGGGGCCTCTGGTTACCGACATCGCCCCCGGTTATGACCATATCACCGGTGCCATTGGGGGCGCTATTGCGGCTGCGGCCGGAGCCGATTTTCTGTGTTATGTTACGCCTGCCGAGCATCTCAAGCTTCCCTCTCTGGAGGATGTTAAAGAAGGTGTGGTGGCCTCGCGGATTGCCGCTCATGCCGCCGATATTGTCAAGAAGGTCCCGGGGGCGCTGGAGGCGGACGAAAGCATGGCCCGGAGCCGTAGCGCCCTTGATTGGCAAGGGCAGATAAGCCTTTCTATTGATCCGGAGAAAGCTAAGGCCTACCGCGAGGAAGGCGGGGCCTATCACGGCCCGACCTGTACCATGTGCGGTGAGTACTGCGCCATTAAGGTCTATAAGCGGGCCATCAGGAAACAATCCTCAAAGAGAAAGAAATGAAACAAATTCTTACCGTAGCCGGATCCGATCCTGGCGGCGGCGCCGGCATCCAGGCCGACCTGAAGACGATTGCCGTCCTTGGCGGATATGGCTTGAGTGTTATCACCGCCCTGACCGCCCAGAATACACGAGGGGTACAGGCCGTCCATCCTGTGCCTCCGGACTTTGTGGCCGCGCAGATGAAGTCTATCCTCTCCGATATCGGCGCAGATGCCGTAAAGACCGGAATGCTGGCGAATGCCGGGATTATCTCGGCGGTTGCCGCCCGGCTCAAATCCTGCCGAATAAGAAAAATTGTCGTGGATCCGGTACTCCTGGCCGGAGGCGGTGAGGCGCTGATGGAACCTGCGGCGCTCCCTGCCCTCAAGGCAGAGCTACTTCCTCTGGCCTATGTGGTTACGCCTAACCTGGCTGAGGCCGAGGTCTTGAGCGGGCTAAAGGTGAAGAGAGTCGCTGACATGGAGAAGGCCGCTCGTGCCATAGCCGGATTGGGTCCGGTCAATGTCCTCATTAAGGGCGGGCACCTTGCAGACGATCCGGTCGATGTCCTTTTTGACGGTGAAGGCATTTATCATTTCCGGGCGGAAAGAGTCCCGGGCGAAAATAAACACGGCACCGGCTGCGCGTTTTCCGCGGCCTTGGCTACGTTTCTGGCCCAGGGTTATGAATTGGTCGATGCTGTAGCCAGGGCCAAGTCCTTTGTCACCCTGGCCATAAGGTCTTCTTTCCCGATCGGCAGGGGCGCCTGGCCGGCCAATCCTTATGCATACGTGGATAGAGAGATGTCCCGCTATCAGGTTATCACCGCCCTGGAGAAGGCGGTGGCAACGCTTAAAGGCGGCCAGCCTGTACGACATCTCATACCCGAAGTCCAGTCCAACCTCGGCTATGCCCTGCCTTTGGCTGAGGATGAAAGCGATGTTGCCGCTATACCGGGCCGGATTATCGGAATCGGGGATTCTGTGGATACGCTGGCCGCTCCAGGGTTCGGGGCTTCCCATCACATGGCCCGTATTATCCTGGCCGTCATGCGCCATGACCCTGCCTATCGTTCCGCCATGAATATTCGTTTCGGGGAAGATATCATAAAGAAATGCCGTCAATTGAAGTGGTGTGTGGCCTCTTTTGACCGGCAGAAAGAGCCCCCCGATGTTAAGTATAAGGAAGGGGCTTCTCTGAGATGGGGAATAGATATAGCCCTGGAGGATGCCAAGAAGATACCGGATATAATTTACGACTGCGGGGATGTGGGTAAAGAGCCTATGGTCCGCATCCTGGGCCGCGATCCGGAAGAAGTGGTCAGCAAGCTGCTGATGTTAGTCTGATTCATGCGTTTTGGCGGTCCCGGAGACAATTACCCCACGCCTTTCTATCTTAAACGGCAGC from Desulfovibrionales bacterium encodes:
- a CDS encoding TolC family protein; the encoded protein is MIRVKFAFLGHVLTLLAAVLTFNSPAAAREYSLDDLYRIALERAERIKISEEDLYITERGKDKALAVLLPRLSAFGDYTRYSDDKTSASGFIIQPEDSTSWGLRLDQTLSLSGREVTAFKISKENIEKSRHDLYAAKEEYLFGVSSAYYDVLKAQKAAEIARANVERLTTHRDAASIRLKVGEVTKTALLRAEAELSGAQSERVKAENSLKLAKAVLARQAGISEDYELKESGVKAETFKDRSLVSLKEEAITERAEAKSLDLQKKLAEEQVRYVRGAYWPTVSVEGVYSREEDSPASSFALEETTYGGIRLNFPFFEGGLRRAEVKEAESRQRQSELIYEDLKKTINIEVENAYLDLITQREILKSLEDQLAFARDNYNATSKQFEFGLANSIDVMDANTLLVTSERQLAEARLNYQLADLRLKRTTGTLLKTATSGQ
- a CDS encoding patatin-like phospholipase family protein, coding for MDKARIYLTSLFMVFILVVASCAPVQVQPPVKPARIALVLGSGSSKGFAHIGVLKILENNHIPIHFIVGTSAGSFVGSFYAYGYNAYQLQKIAFSVEKGDIIDLTVPDNGFIRGERLEGYINKTFNNTPIEKLRIPFYAVATDIQSGQEVVFGRGNTGQAVRASCSIPGIFRPVSISDRMYVDGGVVSPVAVDAARRLGADIVIAVDISSDAGGKQPESTIETILQSIGIMYSRLACTQLLRADVVIAPKVGYIASSDFSKRHEAILEGEKAAIEALPKIKDLITRLRQEGRLE
- a CDS encoding efflux RND transporter periplasmic adaptor subunit; its protein translation is MQLNGTVYEPFKWSMLWAALLGGLLLGGCDRRQQSPPPPVPEVATVTIQPQKVVLTAELPGRTSAYLIAEIRPQVSGLIQKRLFREGSDVKAGQVLYQIDPAPFQAALDNARAALDRAEANMPSIRLRVDRYRDLLADKAVSQQDYDDASAALKQAEADIQYCKANVEMARINLGYTRVIAPISGRIGRSNVTDGALVTAHQPLALATIQQLDPIYVDVAQSTTELQRLRRCLEDGRLNQNGTNQSKVKLILEDGTAYPWEGALQFRDVTVDPTTGSVILRVVFRNPKGVLLPGMFVRAVVKEGVNERAILIPQQAVSRDPKGNPFALIVDGEGKVGQRMLTLDRAIGDQWLVSAGLAPNERVIVEGMQKTQPGAAVKAVPFDAGRKEAVPASTAQPAAKSK
- the thiD gene encoding bifunctional hydroxymethylpyrimidine kinase/phosphomethylpyrimidine kinase; translation: MKQILTVAGSDPGGGAGIQADLKTIAVLGGYGLSVITALTAQNTRGVQAVHPVPPDFVAAQMKSILSDIGADAVKTGMLANAGIISAVAARLKSCRIRKIVVDPVLLAGGGEALMEPAALPALKAELLPLAYVVTPNLAEAEVLSGLKVKRVADMEKAARAIAGLGPVNVLIKGGHLADDPVDVLFDGEGIYHFRAERVPGENKHGTGCAFSAALATFLAQGYELVDAVARAKSFVTLAIRSSFPIGRGAWPANPYAYVDREMSRYQVITALEKAVATLKGGQPVRHLIPEVQSNLGYALPLAEDESDVAAIPGRIIGIGDSVDTLAAPGFGASHHMARIILAVMRHDPAYRSAMNIRFGEDIIKKCRQLKWCVASFDRQKEPPDVKYKEGASLRWGIDIALEDAKKIPDIIYDCGDVGKEPMVRILGRDPEEVVSKLLMLV
- a CDS encoding cytochrome c3 family protein; the encoded protein is MKRILVWLVICVFLFADNLHAGPYTSSAHGDSAYGVSRRSIAQYAGGHCAHCHEQHASIDGDEPEPVDGEPSKWCLFANNFNTSAISNPYWQRDNLCFFCHYSGAGSLQNPAFNNYSYSYTFGGALSLTSPDNIFDAFYSPSYHNMKDIYDFITGARGSHINFADFPVDSNPCSGCHNVHIARRNKAYPGNPSYTAISRPSHHTGLWGDDDPSERMSSYGANYQPPKYYNKTGGELEPDGISNDRTIQAGKTPDYITFCTDCHNATNTIESTTLGRAVKKIDWSQSVHGIQDSWKRLDTDERKSPYSAVNQNYVLTCTDCHEPHGSPNYGYLVRKGVNGGITDVSANTNTDWNTLCSKCHTHSHSMHPCINCHYHGAEHMQGRPIF
- a CDS encoding class I SAM-dependent methyltransferase, yielding MTNRKFDPSHMTALDSEKRKEMLPVEKIIEAVDLPEGANIADIGCGTGYLTIPLARKSPQCQVFAVDIEPGMLSVLAERAKGLDNITIVHSTENDIPVADNILDIFFLVAVLHEFHNPEDFLKEIRRISRLEHYVVVVDWNEKKTDMGPPMHIRIPKDTAISLFRAHGYELAKEFAPSEYFYGLLFQRKK
- a CDS encoding VOC family protein, with product MIKFNGINHLAMVTGDMDKTIRFWRDLLGMRLVAGLGRPGYRHYFFQISGNDLIAFFEWPGVKPVEEKDHGRPVTGPVVFDHVSFGVETGEDLWEIKDRLAAADVWVTEVIDHGFFHSIYAFDPNGIPIEFSHNVEGIDIRKNPVMADSAPSAVTREGAGPQPDKWPQAESPTPLADRRVYPGYGSELWNRKNSLESKE
- the thiC gene encoding phosphomethylpyrimidine synthase ThiC; the protein is MSMTLRETAVQGKITPAMKRCAQDEGVAAAEICKGIASGCMAIPANKNRKLKRFVGIGQGLKTKINANIGTSKDHVDIEYELKKLKVALSVGADAVMDLSTGGPIDEIRRVILKHCPVPLGTVPIYQAAVETVEKRKKSIVDMRVKDILQTIERQAEEGVDFMTVHCGITRESAARLKKAGRILGVVSRGGAFTLEWMEYNQKENPLYEHFDELLAIARAYDVTLSLGDGLRPGCLSDATDLGQIQELVVLGELTRRAWDAGVQVIIEGPGHMPMDQIAANVLLQKKLCFGAPFYVLGPLVTDIAPGYDHITGAIGGAIAAAAGADFLCYVTPAEHLKLPSLEDVKEGVVASRIAAHAADIVKKVPGALEADESMARSRSALDWQGQISLSIDPEKAKAYREEGGAYHGPTCTMCGEYCAIKVYKRAIRKQSSKRKK
- a CDS encoding TetR/AcrR family transcriptional regulator, with the protein product MNRRKAPESKKIILEAAGEVFAERGYSGTTIREVARRADISIGGIYIYFQNKEELYLELTRDHMETFRKHTEMLSDKEPLAALKALIEYHLDYAIKNTGLISMHIKEYDLEFKKNLKKTFFDSQQRLVTGILKKGVMQGIFKDINCEETAKVILFSLRGATMDYLFGQIRDLKKYGESLYRLMLNGIRRAA